A genomic stretch from Scheffersomyces stipitis CBS 6054 chromosome 6, complete sequence includes:
- a CDS encoding predicted protein, producing MVIASNGHFLTQIPQPIHKFSEMKAILDAGVTSIHNFPVLTTGHDLRHSCSHFLGLHSSVLTMAILVDLSLIF from the coding sequence ATGGTAATAGCATCGAATGGACATTTCTTGACACAAATACCACAACCAATACACAAGTTTTCTGAGATGAAGGCGATCTTGGATGCTGGAGTTACTTCAATACATAATTTTCCAGTCTTGACAACGGGACACGATTTACGACACTCCTGTCTGCATTTCTTGGGCTTACACCTGTCAGTGTTGACAATGGCAATTCTTGTAGACTTGTCACTCATTTTTTGA
- the ATG21 gene encoding Autophagy-related protein 21: MTTINDLTFNQDYSCISISTSNYHRIFNCEPFGQFYSSSHGNIKKTLSNSIETNTVNANVDNNTRNSRASLETKCPTAYLKMLFSTSLTIIVPQSQNKLGNRLLKIYNLKQNLKICELSFPSNIINIKLNRKRLLVFLEIGHIYIYDLSCVRLIKILEVNSYLNETVSTANNLTDSGQTARLIGDLSADDNSFLVLPLSAINDQTDLFNHEHSSASPSRKSDSTIIANSLDSLIEYTHKDTHHLHKKGSITLDDLKKDSNGWVIVYDTIELRPRLIFKAHNSSIGKITVSNDNSKIATASVKGTIIRVFSIDSNSFSSDKLKISQVTNLRRGHNLARINTLSFNADNSILGCGSESNTIHFFRLNEKAEATSPGNSDEGNTEDYEANDHDSESSEDLNENLANLLVSNPAPPVDAEENHKQSKSYFSFSNLKSTTKLINNQYTKSIIKKLPYKDYFENLIWEPPRRSFAYIKLPEYTPPHHYGGQHFTSESTSPENRVEIGFSNSLILLASYQTGIFYHYQLPKPVGSTRVGSPSEEEKREECYLINQYSLV, from the exons ATGACCACCATCAATGACTTGACCTTCAACCAGGACTACTCGTGcatttctatttctacCTCCAACTACCATCGCATCTTCAACTGCGAGCCATTTGGTCAGTTCTACTCTTCGTCTCACGGAAACATTAAAAAGACCCTCTCCAACTCCATAGAAACCAATACTGTCAACGCCAATGTTGATAATAATACTAGGAATAGTAGAGCAAGTCTTG AAACTAAATGTCCGACTGCTTACTTGAAGATGCTATTCTCTACTTCGCTAACTATCATAGTTCCTCAGTCTCAGAACAAGCTCGGAAACAGGCTTCTCAAGATCTACAACCTCAAacaaaacttgaagatctgCGAGCTTTCGTTCCCGTCAAATATTATCAACATCAAGCTTAACCGCAAACGTTTACTTGTCTTTTTGGAGATCGGCCATATCTATATCTACGACTTGAGTTGTGTCAGACTCATCAAAATCTTGGAAGTCAACTCATACTTGAATGAAACGGTATCTACTGCAAATAATTTAACCGATTCTGGTCAAACAGCAAGA CTTATTGGAGACTTGAGTGCTGACGACAACTCGTTCTTGGTGTTGCCACTTTCAGCCATCAATGACCAGACTGATCTCTTCAACCATGAACATTCGTCGGCTTCTCCACTGAGAAAGTC TGACTCGACCATAATAGCGAACTCTCTTGACTCCTTGATTGAGTACACACACAAAGATACCCATCACTTGCACAAAAAGGGCAGTATCACCCTCGACGATCTCAAAAAGGACAGCAATGGATGGGTTATCGTGTATGACACCATTGAATTGAGACCTCGGTTGATATTCAAAGCTCATAATTCAAGTATAGGCAAGATTACTGTCTCGAATGATAACTCCAAGATAGCTACTGCATCAGTAAAGGGCACTATCATAAGAGTATTTCTGATTGATAGCAACAGTTTCTCCAGTGACAAGCTTAAAATTTCGCAAGTGACGAACTTGAGAAGAGGCCATAATCTCGCGAGGATCAACACGTTAAGCTTCAATGCGGACAATCTGATTTTGGGCTGTGGTTCTGAAAGTAATACAATCCATTTCTTTAGATTGAATGAAAAAGCAGAAGCTACGTCTCCTGGCAATTCGGATGAGGGAAATACTGAAGACTACGAGGCAAACGACCACGATAGCGAA TCTTCAGAAGACTTGAATGAgaacttggccaatttgCTAGTATCCAATCCAGCACCTCCCGTGGATGCAGAGGAGAACCATAAACAGAGCAAGTCTTATTTCAGTTTCTCTAATCTAAAGAGTACTACAAAATTGATTAACAACCAATACACCAAGTCTATCATAAAGAAGTTACCTTACAAGGATTACTTTGAAAACTTGATATGGGAGCCTCCGAGAAGGTCGTTTGCCTACATTAAGCTTCCAGAATATACTCCACCCCATCACTATGGAGGACAACATTTCACCTCTGAATCCACCAGTCCAGAGAATAGAGTGGAGATTGGCTTCAGCAAttcgttgatcttgttggcATCGTACCAAACAGGAATCTTCTACCACTATCAGTTGCCCAAGCCCGTGGGAAGCACCAGAGTTGGGCTGCCATCGGAAGAGGAAAAGAGAGAGGAATGCTATCTTATCAACCAGTATAGTTTGGTCTGA
- the SEC62 gene encoding subunit of ER protein- translocation complex (go_component integral to membrane~go_function protein transporter activity~go_process protein transport), with protein MPIQTTNERSPAALNLASYLYQNSIMKQRTGLLNNERDIEFFRYKRLSRALLSDDYKSKQQNVKNGLIPINNETDVQRVLVLLIQNQLILPVEKLHYAEIKAIKGWKPNRTKPTLKRMDKAHVDPDAYFAWIYTKPNPYILLYSILAVAGIFAVILFPLWPSFMKRGVWYLSMAALGLIGLFFATAIVRLIIYIISLVAFPKPFWLFPNLFEDCGVLESFQPLYGWEEPKKKKSKKKNGNEPVAEVKANGSAANGSVATGAKAGETSTQKRRVTLEEVDE; from the coding sequence ATGCCTATTCAGACTACGAACGAGAGGTCGCCTGCGGCTCTCAACCTAGCATCGTATTTGTACCAGAACTCTATTATGAAACAGAGAACTGGACTTCTCAACAATGAAAGAGATATCGAATTCTTCAGATACAAACGTTTGAGCAGAGCCTTGCTTTCTGATGACTACAAGAGCAAGCAGCAGAACGTTAAAAACGGCTTGATCCCCATCAACAATGAAACTGATGTTCAGAGAGTGTTGGTTCTCTTGATCCAAAATCAGTTGATCTTACCTGTGGAAAAGCTTCACTATGCCGAAATAAAGGCAATCAAGGGCTGGAAACCAAACCGGACCAAGCCCACTTTAAAGCGAATGGATAAAGCTCACGTGGACCCAGATGCATATTTTGCCTGGATCTATACCAAACCTAACCCTtacatcttgttgtataGTATCTTGGCTGTGGCTGGTATCTTTGCTGTGATTTTGTTTCCATTGTGGCCCAGCTTCATGAAGAGAGGTGTGTGGTACTTGTCGATGGCTGCTTTGGGACTTATTGGTCTTTTCTTTGCAACTGCAATCGTTCGATTGATCATATACATCATATCCTTGGTAGCATTCCCCAAGCCGTTCTGGTTGTTCCCCAACTTGTTTGAAGACTGTGGAGTTCTTGAGAGTTTTCAACCTTTGTACGGGTGGGAGgagccaaagaagaaaaagagcaagaagaagaatggtAATGAACCTGTTGCTGAAGTCAAGGCTAATGGTTCCGCCGCTAATGGTTCCGTAGCTACTGGTGCTAAAGCTGGCGAAACAAGCACTCAGAAACGTAGAGTGACTctcgaagaagttgacgagTAG
- the EHO3 gene encoding enoyl-CoA hydratase, mitochondrial (go_function catalytic activity~go_process metabolism) gives MSPVDTNTGHAEDTVLFSNKNASRIVSLNRPRKLNSLNTEMMELMAPRLKEYSKSSSNNIVILTSNSPKGLCAGGDVAECASQILKGNAEYASDFFQKEYNLNYVISTYPKPFVSLMDGITMGGGVGLSVHAPFRIATEKTKLAMPEMDIGFFPDVGTTFFLPKLDDKLGYYYALTGKILSGYEAYFSGFATHFVHSDKLPHLVNRLSNLQPPIINDNKTASADVITNTSEYFAQVNQAIEEFTENKPPKDYVFPYTAKELKVINEAFSQKSFEDVISYFKQEGSQFSKDTLHIFSQKPYSSLKIAFELLNHGSENSIKKQFELELISATNIMNIEPKENDFVKGVSHKLIEKIKNPSHPHWNEVSTITDEYVQKILSPSPKTAALKQPLIDTHFGIDYKNYPFHNGLPNNQQVADYITGNDGSNRAYLPTPTEVVKHFVKQTNNKVGVEEKVELILSVHGSSSTYDNKYVSWKQ, from the coding sequence ATGTCTCCTGTTGATACCAACACCGGCCATGCCGAGGACACTGTTCTCTTTTCTAACAAGAACGCCAGCAGAATTGTCTCTTTAAACAGACCCCGCAAGTTGAACTCGTTGAACACGGAAATGATGGAGTTGATGGCCCCACGGTTAAAGGAGTACTCCAAGCTGAGTTCCAACAACATCGTCATCTTGACTTCCAACTCACCAAAGGGTCTCTGTGCTGGTGGAGATGTCGCTGAATGTGCCTCACAGATCCTCAAAGGCAATGCTGAATATGCCAGTGACTTTTTCCAGAAGGAATACAATTTGAATTACGTGATCTCTACCTACCCCAAACCATTTGTCTCATTGATGGATGGTATCACTATGGGAGGTGGTGTCGGCCTTTCCGTTCATGCTCCCTTTAGAATTGCTACGGAAAAGACCAAGTTGGCCATGCCCGAAATGGATATCGGCTTCTTTCCTGATGTCGGCACAACATTCTTCCTCCCCAAGTTGGACGATAAGCTCGGCTACTACTACGCCTTGACCGGCAAGATATTGTCTGGCTACGAAGCCTACTTCTCCGGATTCGCTACCCATTTCGTCCATTCTGATAAGCTTCCACATTTGGTGAACAGATTGTCGAACTTGCAGCCTCCGAtcatcaacgacaacaagaCGGCCTCTGCTGACGTCATCACCAACACCTCTGAGTATTTTGCCCAAGTCAATCAGGCAATCGAGGAGTTCACGGAAAATAAGCCCCCCAAGGATTATGTGTTCCCTTATACTGcgaaggaattgaaggtgATCAACGAAGCTTTCTCGCAGAAGAGctttgaagatgtcattTCATACTTCAAACAGGAAGGCTCTCAATTCTCCAAGGATACTCTCCATATCTTCAGCCAGAAGCCATATTCTTCGCTCAAGATCGCGtttgagttgttgaaccaCGGTTCAGAAAACTCAATCAAAAAGCAGTTCgagttggaattgatctCGGCTACCAATATCATGAACATTGAGCCCAAGGAAAACGATTTTGTCAAAGGAGTGTCCCATaagttgattgaaaagatcaagaaccCTAGCCATCCACACTGGAACGAAGTTTCTACTATTACGGATGAGTACGTGCAGAAGATATTGTCTCCTTCTCCCAAGACTGCCGCCTTGAAGCAACCATTGATCGATACCCATTTTGGCATCGACTACAAGAACTACCCTTTCCACAACGGTTTGCCCAACAACCAGCAGGTAGCTGACTATATCACCGGTAACGATGGCAGCAACAGGGCTTACTTGCCAACACCTACTGAAGTCGTCAAGCACTTTGTCAAGCAAACAAACAACAAAGTTGgtgtagaagaaaaagtggagttgatcttgaGTGTCCATGGCTCTAGCTCTACCTACGACAACAAATACGTTTCGTGGAAACAGTAA